One region of Mus musculus strain C57BL/6J chromosome 15, GRCm38.p6 C57BL/6J genomic DNA includes:
- the Ly6c1 gene encoding lymphocyte antigen 6C1 isoform 2 precursor (isoform 2 precursor is encoded by transcript variant 3), with product MDTSHTTKSCVLILLVALLCAERAQGLQCYECYGVPIETSCPAVTCRASDGFCIAQNIELIEDSQRRKLKTRQCLSFCPAGVPIRDPNIRERTSCCSEDLCNAAVPTAGIQGLMRVKKHHQAHISTGHFQGDPACGGEAQEMSNQRL from the exons ATGGACACTTCTCACACTACAAAGTCCTGTGTGCTCATTCTTCTTGTGGCCCTACTGTGTGCAGAAAGAG CTCAGGGACTGCAGTGCTACGAGTGCTATGGAGTGCCAATTGAGACTTCCTGCCCAGCAGTTACCTGCCGCGCCTCTGATGGATTCTGCATTGCTCAAAACATAGAATTGATTGAGG ACTCTCAAAGAAGGAAACTAAAGACCCGTCAGTGCCTTTCTTTCTGCCCTGCTGGTGTGCCAATCAGGGATCCTAACATCAGGGAGAGGACTTCCTGTTGCAGCGAAGACCTCTGCAATGCAGCAGTTCCCACTGCAG GAATCCAGGGCCTCATGCGTGTGAAGAAGCATCATCAAGCACACATCAGCACAGGGCACTTCCAAGGAGACCCTGCTTGTGGTGGGGAAGCCCAGGAGATGAGCAATCAAAG GTTATGA
- the Ly6c1 gene encoding lymphocyte antigen 6C1 isoform 1 precursor (isoform 1 precursor is encoded by transcript variant 1) yields the protein MDTSHTTKSCVLILLVALLCAERAQGLQCYECYGVPIETSCPAVTCRASDGFCIAQNIELIEDSQRRKLKTRQCLSFCPAGVPIRDPNIRERTSCCSEDLCNAAVPTAGSTWTMAGVLLFSLSSVVLQTLL from the exons ATGGACACTTCTCACACTACAAAGTCCTGTGTGCTCATTCTTCTTGTGGCCCTACTGTGTGCAGAAAGAG CTCAGGGACTGCAGTGCTACGAGTGCTATGGAGTGCCAATTGAGACTTCCTGCCCAGCAGTTACCTGCCGCGCCTCTGATGGATTCTGCATTGCTCAAAACATAGAATTGATTGAGG ACTCTCAAAGAAGGAAACTAAAGACCCGTCAGTGCCTTTCTTTCTGCCCTGCTGGTGTGCCAATCAGGGATCCTAACATCAGGGAGAGGACTTCCTGTTGCAGCGAAGACCTCTGCAATGCAGCAGTTCCCACTGCAGGTAGCACCTGGACCATGGCAGGGGTGCTTCTGTTCAGCCTGAGCTCAGTCGTCCTGCAGACCTTGCTCTGA
- the Ly6c1 gene encoding lymphocyte antigen 6C1 isoform X2, with protein MDTSHTTKSCVLILLVALLCAERAQGLQCYECYGVPIETSCPAVTCRASDGFCIAQNIELIEGSHSNLRIDYKSPCSPVWD; from the exons ATGGACACTTCTCACACTACAAAGTCCTGTGTGCTCATTCTTCTTGTGGCCCTACTGTGTGCAGAAAGAG CTCAGGGACTGCAGTGCTACGAGTGCTATGGAGTGCCAATTGAGACTTCCTGCCCAGCAGTTACCTGCCGCGCCTCTGATGGATTCTGCATTGCTCAAAACATAGAATTGATTGAGG ggtctcactctaacCTCAGGATAGACTACAAGTCCCCATGTAGCCCAGTTTGGGATTGA